In Bacteroidia bacterium, one genomic interval encodes:
- a CDS encoding menaquinone biosynthesis decarboxylase gives MAYKSLAHFIQVLEQSGELVRIKEYVNPHLEITEVTDRISKQYGPALLFENTGYDFPLLINSMGTEKRMAMALGVANLDDVAKEIELLFKNMTAPKSSFIDKLKMLPQLSNIASWMPKVISGRGDCQQVVMKEIDITRFPVLKCWPEDGGPFLTLPVIQTKDLHTGIRNVGLYRMQVFGKDMTAMHWHRHKVSARHFNEYKKANQRMPVVVTLGGDPAYSYCATAPLPDGVDEFLLAGFIRKKSVSLVQCLTQDMQVPADADIVIEGYIDPNEELILEGPFGDHTGYYSLADYYPKFHITCITHKKDAIYPATIVGIPPQEDAWIGKATERIFLAPIKMTMVPEIVDMVLPVEGVFHNLVIVKIKKDYPGQALKVMNALWGAGQMMFTKMMIVVDGDVNIHNNEEVAKYISENTNPSTDFTFSSGPTDVLDHSCSTMAFGGKLGIDATKKFAEELFDTKPFVASTANIPGIDEVKKIMPEINGLNATLFNKNISVVFVSIEKSRKNHVKEAAKSLLTIPFFTSVKTIIFLEHTLNINDIADNVWRFSNNVDPKRDYFFIEHSNGTTIIFDGTRKTKAYDGFQRDWPNILASEAATIERIDTVWNKLGLGKFIPSPSLKYAKQLYKGGAVAEE, from the coding sequence ATGGCATATAAAAGTTTAGCACATTTTATTCAGGTTTTGGAGCAAAGTGGCGAATTAGTCCGGATAAAGGAATATGTTAACCCACATCTGGAAATAACAGAAGTCACCGACCGCATCTCAAAGCAATACGGACCTGCATTATTATTTGAAAATACAGGTTATGATTTTCCATTGCTCATCAACAGCATGGGCACTGAAAAGAGAATGGCCATGGCATTGGGTGTTGCAAATCTCGATGATGTTGCAAAAGAAATTGAGCTGTTATTTAAAAACATGACTGCTCCCAAAAGCAGTTTTATTGATAAATTAAAAATGCTGCCACAACTTAGTAACATAGCTTCATGGATGCCAAAAGTTATTTCAGGTCGTGGAGATTGTCAGCAGGTGGTGATGAAAGAAATTGACATTACACGATTCCCTGTGTTGAAATGCTGGCCTGAAGATGGTGGTCCTTTCCTTACACTCCCTGTCATTCAAACTAAGGATTTGCATACAGGCATTCGTAATGTCGGTTTATACCGAATGCAGGTTTTTGGAAAGGATATGACTGCAATGCATTGGCATAGACATAAAGTGAGTGCCCGACATTTTAATGAATATAAAAAGGCAAATCAAAGAATGCCCGTAGTAGTTACACTTGGTGGCGACCCTGCCTATTCATATTGTGCCACAGCACCATTGCCCGATGGGGTTGATGAATTTTTACTGGCAGGATTTATCCGCAAAAAAAGTGTTTCATTAGTTCAATGCCTGACTCAGGACATGCAGGTTCCTGCTGATGCCGACATAGTAATTGAAGGTTATATTGACCCTAATGAAGAGTTAATTTTAGAAGGCCCTTTTGGAGATCATACAGGATATTATTCGTTGGCGGACTATTATCCGAAATTCCATATAACCTGTATTACACATAAAAAAGATGCCATATATCCTGCAACAATAGTAGGTATTCCGCCACAGGAAGATGCCTGGATAGGAAAAGCCACAGAGAGAATTTTTCTTGCTCCTATTAAAATGACCATGGTTCCTGAAATTGTGGATATGGTGCTACCGGTTGAAGGCGTTTTTCATAATCTGGTTATTGTAAAAATAAAAAAAGACTATCCAGGGCAAGCACTGAAGGTAATGAATGCATTATGGGGAGCCGGGCAAATGATGTTTACTAAAATGATGATTGTAGTTGATGGTGATGTGAATATTCATAACAATGAGGAAGTAGCTAAATACATATCAGAAAACACCAATCCTTCAACAGATTTCACGTTCAGCTCTGGGCCAACAGATGTTTTAGACCACTCCTGCTCTACTATGGCTTTTGGAGGAAAATTAGGTATTGATGCTACCAAAAAATTTGCAGAAGAATTATTTGATACAAAACCTTTTGTGGCCTCTACAGCGAACATACCCGGCATTGACGAAGTAAAAAAGATCATGCCTGAGATAAATGGCTTAAACGCAACATTATTTAATAAAAACATTTCTGTTGTTTTTGTATCAATAGAAAAAAGTCGAAAAAATCATGTGAAAGAAGCAGCTAAGTCACTCCTGACGATTCCTTTTTTTACTTCAGTAAAAACAATTATATTTTTAGAACACACGCTCAACATTAATGATATTGCAGACAATGTATGGCGTTTCTCCAACAATGTTGATCCGAAAAGAGATTACTTTTTTATTGAACATTCAAACGGAACCACAATTATTTTTGATGGTACAAGAAAAACAAAAGCTTACGATGGCTTTCAGCGCGACTGGCCAAATATCCTTGCCTCAGAGGCAGCTACAATTGAAAGAATAGATACCGTATGGAATAAATTAGGGTTAGGAAAATTTATTCCTTCTCCTTCTCTTAAATATGCCAAACAACTTTATAAAGGCGGTGCTGTAGCCGAAGAATAA